The following proteins are co-located in the Nitrospira sp. genome:
- a CDS encoding MoaD/ThiS family protein yields the protein MIAHIPSALRSYTAQQREVPVEGATLAEALAALDRRYPGIRFRIITEQDTIRPHIRIFVNDEQRQDLNSPLQQEDHLYVICALSGG from the coding sequence ATGATCGCCCACATCCCCAGCGCTCTGCGGTCCTACACAGCACAGCAGCGCGAGGTGCCGGTGGAAGGCGCCACGCTCGCCGAAGCGCTGGCGGCCTTGGATCGCCGTTATCCCGGCATCCGGTTTCGCATCATCACGGAACAGGATACCATCAGGCCGCACATCAGAATCTTCGTAAACGATGAACAGCGGCAGGACTTGAACAGTCCCCTGCAGCAAGAGGACCATCTTTACGTTATCTGTGCCCTCAGCGGCGGATAA